From Candidatus Binatia bacterium:
GGCACTACATGCGGGTTTTACTCCAAATTGCCGCGCCACTGAAAGACAGCTCTCGATTTTACAACGACTTGCGGCGCCTGAAGCGGCGCTCTTCAGCAGGAAACTTTTTTCAAACCGCAGCAACTGTGGAAGTTAGGCTAGCTCAGGTACTTTTTCGGAACGTTGAATACCTGATTGCCCTTCTTGACCAGACAGGCGTCGTTCTTCCACTCTTTAAGAATCTGGACTTCTTCACCCTGCGCGAACGTGACCTCAACGATGGGCGCGTTTTTGTTTCCCTGGTATTTCATCGTGAAGCCTTCTTTGATCTTCGCCATTTCTCACTCCGTTTAGGTTAGTCAGCCGCTCAGCATAGCAAATTTTGATTTTCTTGCCACGTAGTGGCTAGAAAGAATCCTGAACCTCGGCCTGCGCCTCCCACTTCCCTCTTAGCGTGGGAAATTTGAGCGCCGCGCGCAATTTTTCCAGAAAGACTTTTCTCGGCACTTCTTTGGCGCCGAGGTTGAGAAGATGACGCGTCGTCACCTGCGCATCCAGCATATGAAATCCCCAGCTCGATAAATGGCGGACCAGCATGGCCATGGCCGCCTTGGAGGCATTGGTCTCGCGTGAGAACATCGACTCGCCAAAAAAACACTTCCCCAGGGAAACCCCATAAATTCCTCCGACCAAATTGCCTTCGAGCCAACTCTCCACCGAGTGGGCGTAACCGAGCTCGTGAAGCCGGATGTATGCTTGCTGCATCTCGCTGGTGATCCAGGTCCCATCCTGATCTCGCCGCGGAACCGAGGCACAGGCGAGGATCACGGAAGCGAATGACCGATCGAAGGTCACTTGGAAGCGGCCTTGCCTCAGCGTCCGGCGCAGCCGCCGCGAGGCGTGAAAGTCGCGAGGTTCCATAATTAACCGCGGGTCCGGCGACCACCAGAGAATAGGAAGCCCCTCTCCATACCAGGGAAAAATGCCCAAACGGTAAGCCAGGAGCAGCCGCTCGCTCGAAAGATCGCCGCCGACGGCGAGCAGGCCGTCGGGCTCCGCGTGATCGGGCGGGGGAAAGAGAAGCTCTTGGGTCAGACGATAAATCGGCATAGCGCGCGATCATTTTACGGTCCCGGTCGATAGGGAGCAAGACACGTCGGCTTCAGAACACCTACAGCTGTCTCGTCGCTTGCAAAACGGCATAGCGTAGGACTATGCTCTCTACGAGACACGAATGTTCCGAAGAATCGATCATGTCGCGTTCCACGTCGCCGATCTCGGCCGCTCGGTCGAATTTTACGAGAAGCACTTTGGCTTCAAAAAATATTTTCAGCACGAAGTGACTGGAGGCATGCAGATCGCGTACTTGAAGCTCGGCGACACAATCCTGGAATTGACTCACAAGACCGGCGATGCGCCGACCGGTTTTCATTTTTGCCTCGAAGCGGAAAATTTCGGCCAAGCGGTAGCCGAGCTTAAAAAAACCGGAGTGGAGATGG
This genomic window contains:
- the aat gene encoding leucyl/phenylalanyl-tRNA--protein transferase, giving the protein MPIYRLTQELLFPPPDHAEPDGLLAVGGDLSSERLLLAYRLGIFPWYGEGLPILWWSPDPRLIMEPRDFHASRRLRRTLRQGRFQVTFDRSFASVILACASVPRRDQDGTWITSEMQQAYIRLHELGYAHSVESWLEGNLVGGIYGVSLGKCFFGESMFSRETNASKAAMAMLVRHLSSWGFHMLDAQVTTRHLLNLGAKEVPRKVFLEKLRAALKFPTLRGKWEAQAEVQDSF
- a CDS encoding VOC family protein, which translates into the protein MFRRIDHVAFHVADLGRSVEFYEKHFGFKKYFQHEVTGGMQIAYLKLGDTILELTHKTGDAPTGFHFCLEAENFGQAVAELKKTGVEMVRPPHDTPAREPREQGWRRVVFCGPDGEQIEVRG